In Nitrospirota bacterium, the genomic window AACCATGCGGGGCGTCGGTTACTTCTTCGAGGCATAAGTGCTTACCGGTATCCTCATAGCGCTCTGCCTCGCGCTTATCGGCCTGGGCCTGTACACCGTCCGCCTGGCCGTCTCCCGCAACGACCTCGCCCACTTCCTGAAAGAGCTCGCTTCGGGAAATTTCGACGCGCGCCTTTCTCCCACGCGGAACCGCAGGCTGGACGCTGCGGCGAAAGACATTATCGCGGCAATGGACCGGATAAAAGAACGGCTCGACTTTGCCGAGCAGGAACGGCAGCGCATGGAGGCGATCCTCCGCGGCATGTCCGACGGGGTCCTGATCACCGATGCCCGGGGGGTGATCATCCTCGCCAACGACACCTTCAGGAGGCTGCTCGCCGTCGGCGAGCCTATCGAGGGAAGGCAGATCGCCGAGGTGCTGCGCAATGCGGAGCTCATCGAGATGGTGCTGAACGCGGTGAGCTTCTGCGATATGATGTCGGGAGAGATAGCCGTAACGCGCGCTGAGAGGGAGAAGCATCTCATCGCAACCGCGGTCCCCATCTTTGCAGAGAGCAGGGTGAGCGGAATGGTGCTCACCCTCCACGATGTGACCCGGCTGAAGCAGCTCGAAGAGATGCGCAGGGATTTTGTGGCGAACGTGTCCCACGAGATCAAAACCCCGCTCACCGCGATCAAGGGTTTTGCAGAGACGCTCCTCGACGGCGCGATCGAGGACCGGGAGCATGCGCTGCGGTTCCTCTCGATGATCAGGAATCACAGCGAGCGGCTGAACAGCCTCGTCAACGACCTCCTCACCCTCTCGCGGATAGAGCTCGGCGATGTCCCGGTCGGGAAGGGACAGGTCGATTTCGGGCAGGTCGTCGATACCGTCTTCATGACCCTCAAGGACAAGGCGGACCCCAAAGGACTCTTCCTCAAAAAGAGCATTCCCGGGGGAGTCAGGACGATCGCTGCCGACAGGGATAAGCTGATACAGATCGTCCTCAATCTCGTCGACAACGGCATCAAATTCACGGAAGCAGGCGGGGTCACGGTCGGCATCGACGAGACCGGCGGGAGGGTGACCCTCTACGTCCAGGACACGGGGATCGGGATCCCGCCGAAGCATATCCACCGCCTCGGCGAGCGCTTCTATCGTGTTGACAGCGCCCGCTCGCGGGAGCTGGGAGGCACCGGCCTCGGCCTCGCCATCGTCAAGCACCTCGTGACGGCGCAGCAGTGGAAGATGCGGATCGAGAGCAGCCCCGACGGCACACGGGTGAACATCATCATCGATAAATACCTGTGATAAATCCGGAACTCGAGACCAGAAATCCGAAAAGCAACCAACACAAAGAGGAGCCCCGCCCTTCCTCCCGCTCGTTCCGGTAAATGCTCTCAATCAGAAACCCGAAGAGCGATCAGGACTTCAGGATGGTCGTCACGCCGGTCCTGATCATCTTTATCGCGATGGCGGCGAGGAGCAGGGAGGCGAGCCGGGCAATGGCCCTCGTGCCGCTGACCCCGATGAGCCTGATGATCAGCTCGGCCCTGTTGAAAATGAACCATGCGAGGAGCATGTTCAGGACAAGGGAGAGGAAGACGGGGATATAGCCGTAGCTCCCCACCAGGAGCAGCGAGGTGGCGATAGTCGCAGGCCCGGCGAGCAGGGGGGTGCCGAGGGGGACGATGCCGAGGTCCGGCGAGCCGGTCGCTCCCTTCGTCTCCGCGATGAGCATGTCCGCAATGGATATGGCGAGCAGGAGAATCCCTCCCGCGATCATGAAGTCCTCGACGAGGATGCCCAGGACGTTGAATACGGCCGTGCCGAGGAAGATGAAGAGCGAGGTCACCATGAACGCGGTGAATACCGACTGCCGCGCTATCCGCCGTCTCTCTCCAGTGCCCATGCCCTCGGTCATCGAGAGGAAGATCGGCATGACGCCGGGCGCATCGATCGCCACCATCAGCGGGATGAGCGTGAGGAGATAGGAGTACACGATATCCATACAGTGATTGTAGTCTCTCCCGCGCCAGGAATCAATGGCGGCGCTCTGTTGCATTGTCGTTTTCAGTTGTGGCATAGTTAGACGAATGCGGTCGCGCGGAGCGCTTGTGCCGTGCGGGAAGCGTATCTGTC contains:
- a CDS encoding MarC family protein, with translation MDIVYSYLLTLIPLMVAIDAPGVMPIFLSMTEGMGTGERRRIARQSVFTAFMVTSLFIFLGTAVFNVLGILVEDFMIAGGILLLAISIADMLIAETKGATGSPDLGIVPLGTPLLAGPATIATSLLLVGSYGYIPVFLSLVLNMLLAWFIFNRAELIIRLIGVSGTRAIARLASLLLAAIAIKMIRTGVTTILKS
- a CDS encoding ATP-binding protein, producing MLTGILIALCLALIGLGLYTVRLAVSRNDLAHFLKELASGNFDARLSPTRNRRLDAAAKDIIAAMDRIKERLDFAEQERQRMEAILRGMSDGVLITDARGVIILANDTFRRLLAVGEPIEGRQIAEVLRNAELIEMVLNAVSFCDMMSGEIAVTRAEREKHLIATAVPIFAESRVSGMVLTLHDVTRLKQLEEMRRDFVANVSHEIKTPLTAIKGFAETLLDGAIEDREHALRFLSMIRNHSERLNSLVNDLLTLSRIELGDVPVGKGQVDFGQVVDTVFMTLKDKADPKGLFLKKSIPGGVRTIAADRDKLIQIVLNLVDNGIKFTEAGGVTVGIDETGGRVTLYVQDTGIGIPPKHIHRLGERFYRVDSARSRELGGTGLGLAIVKHLVTAQQWKMRIESSPDGTRVNIIIDKYL